AACACCATTTTTTACACTGTCGGTTCTCTTCTCGTCGGCCCCTCTGGTCCTCTCTCGTATCTCCTGCCGGGGTGCCTCGGGTTTCCCATCGCTCATCCGAACTTCATACTCATCCGCCAGGGTAAAATGACTACCGAGGGCTTCACGGTCCTACAGACAGAGGACAGTTCAAATTCATCTCTGCATTCAAACCTTCACTTACCTTGTGACGTAGCCATCGTCAGAATATGGGGAAAAACACGATGATGTACTAACTTACCAAGTCCCTGTTGGTATCACAGATTCATAAAAGAAATAATAGAAAACCCAAAGGATTTTATAGCAGGAATAAACCAATGTAAAGAGTATTTTATCAAATGTACTACCTCTGTTCATAAATAGACATATGAGATTTGTCTAAAtctggatgtatctatacactatttAGTATCTAGATACATACAGATTTAGATAAATCTcagacatctatttatggacggagggagtaaaagAAATATTTTATCAAATACAGAAAACAAATATTTTATCAAATATAGAAAATGTAAAACAAATATTTTATAGCTGGAGATGTGTTTGCTGCGTTGCTGATGCGATGTGTAGATGACGGACCTTCTCGCTTGTGTGTTTTTCGTCTCGGTTTTTCTTATAAATTGGACAATGTatgatttgttatcttgttttttTCTTATAAACTGGCTTATTATGTGCATAGGCTCTTTCCATTTAACCGGACGGTAGATATTGACTGCCTTAAACTAAAAAAATACATAAAACCTTAGCTGATTGGATAGACAAAGAAAAATGCCCCATTCCATGCACATATAAATATATATAAAAGATTATGGTGGACACTGGAATTACCACAATTCTAAAACGAAGAACAAAAAATGTAGGATTAGAGTGGCATGTATTCATGAATCATAGGATTGCAAAGCTACATGAATTAGAATAGAAATGTTTGACTCACCACATGGGAAACAAACGAAATGTACCAAGAGATCCGAGCAGACGAAATATGGTAGTGCAAACAACGCACGATTTAAAATCTTCGGAAAACAAAATCTATGGAATGCCTTTGAATCGAAGAGACATGTAGGGATTTAGGTACTATTTCCTTTGATGGACATCCATGGGAAAAATTCCTAATGACTGTATTTCTAGAAGGGGTAGTATTGTCTAAATGCAGGTCATGACAActcttgtgatcttaatcacGTCCTTGCGATTCCATTGCGATTCCACATATGTTTGGTCTCTCTAGTTACGGACGGTGACTCCGCAAACTTGTGATCTTAATCACGTCCTTGCTTATTCTCTACCGGTGAAGCTATGCAAGGCATCAACCTCACAACATTCGCTTCAAAAACTCCAATTAGCGACATGAGTGGCTCTATTTTCTCGCTCTTAAGTAGAGCCGTGGCTTATACAAAGATTGGAGAAAGATCCCCCCATTTAACATAATGGCTTAGTGTTTCGAGCCCCATCCCAAATCACTCTTAAGGTATTATGATTTGTCATGCAAtacaacacaagttttttttttttactttacaagaaAGGATCCACACCACCTTTTCGCTACAACACTTATGTCTTAAGTATTACTTTGGATAACTTAGAGGCAGTTGATTTTTATCCTGTAATTTCAAATTTTAGCACTTAAAAAAATGACATGTGTATTGGCATGTGTTAGCGAGCAAAGACGTCCACCGAAATATATCGACTCATACTTGGCAACCATTTCTTTTTTGGAATACATACTTGACAATTTCTTATTGTGTAGCAATCTAACTTTTTTTTTTATCATAACACAAAGACACGGTACAGAAATTAGCAATGTCATCTACTAGTGAACCCAAACTCTGCATCTTAACCAGGCTCGTCTTCTGAACGGTTGTAATTCTCAGGTCTCAGATAAAAAAGAGACGTGTTCCCATTGATTTTTGTGTTTGCAAAAACCGCACATAAGGAAAGTGTCATTGACAACGGCTAGAATACTATCTCTACGTGCGCCAGCTTTTTTACCGTTTCCAAATCCGATATTCAAAAATACATGCATTGCCATTAAAACCATACCGTTTCGTATCCCGATAAAACAGCAAGCGATAAACGCAAATTCAAAACAAGCATAAAAACCGCACGCATAAACGGCAACTTCCCAAGACGAAAACCAACGTCTCGCACGCAGGGAGGGGCATCCCCGTAATTTCCACCCCGCCGAGCCGTTCCCCCtcaggtcttcttcttcttctcccgacTCCACTCGACTCCTCCTTCCCCTCGAAGCCGCCCGGCCCTCTCCTTCCTTCTTTGCAATCTCTTCCCTTCCGATTCAGACTCCAACTCCAAATAGCCTAGAAGACACCGAGCCCGGCTCGCGCACGGGTTGTTCGCTCGCCTTCACCGTCCGTGGTCTCGAGCCTTACATTGGGCGTGGTGCGCGCGGCGGTTCCGGCGGGATGTTCTACTCCAAGAAGATGCTGTCCAAGAAGGGCCCGCTGGGGACGGTGTGGGTGGCGGGCGTCTGCGGCGTGGCGGCGCTCACCAGGGACCAGGTCCTTCGCACCAACGTCGTCGCCTCCGTCGGTAAGCCTCGCCACACCCACCGCCTCCGTCAATTCGTCCCCTGCAATGCGGGAAAAGCTCTCTGTTTTTCTTCTGGGGGTTCGAGGGGTTCTTGGTTCTGGCTAGGGGCCTAAGCGGGGAGGGAATCTCTCCAATTTGTGGGGCGAGTTGCCGAGTTGGGGAAAAGCTCCACTTTTTTTTTGGGTTTCTTGCTTTCTTTTACTTCGACAGGTTCTTGGTTTGGTTACTGGCCGAGGGAGAAGCGGTGTGTTCTAATTTTTGTGGTGAGTTGTATGGAACAGTAGATTGGCGGAGGTAAAGGGTTTATGCGGGGGTTTATATGTTACAGTGAAACGTGGGAGGGGAATCTCTAGTTCTTCATCACCCGAAAAAAATAATGAGAGAACcctcctttttcttttctcttgtgtCTTCTGATCCCTTTCTGCTATATCGTGGATTGGTGATTTTAGTTTGATCTCGATAACAGGAAGCATTGATGTGCCCATATTTTGCTTTTTTTAATATATTTGTGTGGATTATTAGCATCACTGCTCCCAATCTTTGTTACAGATTTCCTTCTGGGGAAAGGAAAAAAATCACAGGTTTCTAATTATTAGAAGATTTGAGAATGATAGGTTGTGGATTAAAAAGCTTGGACCTGACTATGTGGGCTTTGGCCAACTGAGGGTTTTACTTGTGGATGGTCTGGTTTTTTTTGGAGAATGGGGTATCTCTGATTCGTTGGGTGAGTGGACTGGAACACTAGATTGGGGGAGGAAGAGGGTTATATGTTCACAGTGAAACATGGGAGGGGAATTTCTAGTTCTTCTTCACCTGAAAAAAAAACATAACATTCTTTTCTCTTGTGCCTTCAGTTCCCCTTCTACTGTAccatggtgatgatttcatttttCATCTCGATTTTAGCAAGTAGTGACGTGGGCAATGTGGCCATCTTTTTTTTTGTTATGTTTGTATGGATTATGGGCATCACTCTTCACAATCTTTGTTACATATTTCCTCCTTCAGGGAAAACGGAAAAATTGCAGGTTTATAAAATTCACAAGATTGTTGAATGATAGGATAAGAAACTTGGACCTGACTACGGGGATTTTGGTTAATGGTCTTTATGGTTTTTGGCCAATGGGGGGTCTTGTGgatggtttggggtttagggttcttGGTAGGGGCAAAGGGCTTCCCACATATGGTTTTATTAACGTTATCCAAGCGTTAACCTGAGCTGGGCTTCTACATATGGTTTTATTAACATTATCATGTGAAACTGTTTGAATATTGTTCAAATTGCAACTGAAGTTGATAGAAAATTGCTGTTCTCTATTAGTGGTAGGCGTTGCCCTTCTTGAAGTATTATTTTCTAATAGCATTATTGTAACCACGTTTCCTATCATTTGCAGACAAGATTTTGCCTGATGTTGAAACCACATACAGAATTCTAGGGCTCCTTCTGCTTGGTGTTGTTAGGATTTACTCCAAGAAGGTGGAATACCTCTACAGTGAGTGCGATCAACTCCTTGAAGCAAGTGCAGAAGGAAAGAAAAGAGTTCCCAAGCGAGCGAAGAAAGGTGCTTGTGCAAGAAGATTAGTGATAGATGAAGAAGACCCTGTGATAGCAAAAAAACCTGCTCGTTCCGGAAGAACTTCAAGGGCAGAAAATGGAGTTATGTCACAAACATTAGTTCAAATCCCAGAAGGGCATGAACCACTTGATCTTCCACCAATCTTCACAATACCAAAGAGATTTGAGCTCGACTCTTTTGATTTGCAGATCCCTGAAAATAGGTAACGCTTGCTCCTAAACTAGTTTCACTTTTTTGTTGTTTGATTGAAGTGTGGTTTCTCAGTCGGTCCTAAATTCCTTTGTAgagaggatgaagatgacgatcaTCATCAGTTGCCACGTGAAGGTAGCAAATACTGGAATTGATGTCACTGTCATTGATAAGAAATCATTACATTTATGATCTTTATTGTTTGTGTGTAGATACTTTGCTGGAAGATGAACAACATCGTACCTCCTGTATGTATGAGGTATGCAGCTCCTTTCCCTACCATCTACCCATTCAATCAACATATGTATGCATATATTCTGTAGTCTAGGTAAGTCGTACTTGGCACGTACTGCACTCCCTAAAATTGGCATGGAAGTTGTCATTCAGGCTAGCAGCTAATGTTGATCCTTAAATGTGATGGTTCTAGGCACCATATTCCTTCTGCCGACTGATCTTGTTATAGTAGATCCCACATGTTACCTGCCCTGGTTTCCACGGTCCTCTGGCAGTTGTTTCTAGAATTTTCTTACTGATTGAAGTGTTATTATTCTCCTTTTATCTGTGTGGTTCATAACTAATTTCTCTCGGGAGTGCACTTATAAGATACATTTATTCCATTGCCTTCGCAATATTGTTGCCTCTTGTTTTTGATCCCTTATTTCTTTGAGAAACTAAAGCTTAAATCTATCCCATGAAACAGTCTTATCAGAGGATGCCACATGCTGATCTGGATTCTGCTTGCTTTATGCCAGCATGCATGTAAGTGTGTAAGCTATGTTACCTAGTGGTGTTAAAAAAAGTACTTCTAGTGGATTTCTGACCTGAACTCTTGATGCAGCCCTCTCCCAACTGAAGTGATCGGTGTCATTGATGAAATGTCCGATCTTCTATACTCGAGTAACAAAGGGGATGAACCTGGAAGTGACAATCAGAATACTGATCCTGCTTGCTTTACACCAGTGAAGGAGTAAGTATATCGAGCGCCACTTCCTCTCCTGAGGCACGTCAGCATAAGAGCAGACCTTTTCCATTTTCTGTTTGCTAACATGAGATTTGAAACAGTGTTCTTCCAACTGAGGTGGTGAACACGATGGCTGAAGGAAGTGGCCTTCCAGAGAGCAGAAAGGTGAAGAAACCTAGAAGAGAAGTTAATGGCAAAGAGAATGATGATTCTGCTTGTTCTATCCCGTTGCCAGAGTGAGTATAGGCACTTCCTTTTTGTTACAGAAAACTTTTTTTCTGATATTTATCTAGAGATTTTTGACATTATTGAGCATGCATTGATGCAGAAGTCAAGAAGTCCAAAGATCTCTGAATGTTGTGGAGAATGCAGAGCGGGCAGATCTTGATGAAAATCGTCATGTACCTGAAGAACCAGAAGATGGGTTATTGCTCGCAAAATCTAACACAGCAGCATCTGTAGAAATTCCTGACATTGGGTCACAAGATTCGCTAGAGCCTTCCACTCCAGAACCC
This region of Lolium perenne isolate Kyuss_39 chromosome 2, Kyuss_2.0, whole genome shotgun sequence genomic DNA includes:
- the LOC127335337 gene encoding sister chromatid cohesion 1 protein 2 translates to MFYSKKMLSKKGPLGTVWVAGVCGVAALTRDQVLRTNVVASVDKILPDVETTYRILGLLLLGVVRIYSKKVEYLYSECDQLLEASAEGKKRVPKRAKKGACARRLVIDEEDPVIAKKPARSGRTSRAENGVMSQTLVQIPEGHEPLDLPPIFTIPKRFELDSFDLQIPENREDEDDDHHQLPREDTLLEDEQHRTSCMYESYQRMPHADLDSACFMPACIPLPTEVIGVIDEMSDLLYSSNKGDEPGSDNQNTDPACFTPVKDVLPTEVVNTMAEGSGLPESRKVKKPRREVNGKENDDSACSIPLPESQEVQRSLNVVENAERADLDENRHVPEEPEDGLLLAKSNTAASVEIPDIGSQDSLEPSTPEPMREGASGLLEKFMVATPAMNEKCQVLRKRRRGLYSKDYICNPIDRKDRRPVKRRAALVLFDETIVLPNVVVKEIIADAKDLVCKRRKAPHTYLDAWKVAKIGSLQDTFMDPLIQYSTSVHLRHSTTEDAPEIPCTESIKAKKCLSYEPAEKDELPKTPVGCYTESEQIHDGYECNGDTPYGNHAQVDGAESALPEEYRSKNHAALRNEPLMADIGNIVDEDIPMDETRDEDFPLSTRTRAVARCLHQLFEDQKCQQQETIPITLGQALEGSKRKTTARFFYETLILKSRGLIEVNQENPYENIIIAATPQLEAVFQSPE